In a single window of the Thermofilum uzonense genome:
- a CDS encoding tagaturonate epimerase family protein, which yields MLDTPRYLGKLPHLSVGVRLPEVFLEGIMSGFKTGNSAGGVMLSYHRETAPEYVINAPPGDFELTRGHTGTSIRHYIEASVAKAKEKGVVVEVEADHVSVSVSSEAVKRISGGGTHRVLSEEEVRSALKYIEDEIREAVSTRNIYFYTIDTCDLIDYSSEKIAVDELRTVFKDLYPASLIERYKDINVVVNGTRIRFDEEKVMRLSLKLMRSIDVSERIYRIIKEMTPWPFGIEIAFDETPVTSDPHELFFVLNELRTRGIPVDFIAPNVGFQKREDFTGDLETLHSRVKTLHEVASFFGSLLSFHSGSGSSPYSMKGKGVHDIIRRAAGGLFKYKISGVYFELLMQLMSRSDIPSVRRLYEEIYDAVIELLEDQVKRKGELYDEVLVKRLEEHRKKSLNGYVRDSESPVFRYYSFLALNIRRNGERYLRNAIVELYLEDKGFREQVDREISALTVAFLDSLGFRGNVRLLR from the coding sequence ATGCTGGATACACCCAGGTATCTGGGCAAACTACCTCATCTCTCGGTAGGTGTACGACTTCCCGAAGTGTTTCTCGAGGGAATAATGAGTGGGTTCAAGACCGGCAACAGCGCAGGAGGGGTAATGCTTTCTTACCATCGGGAAACAGCGCCCGAATATGTTATAAATGCTCCTCCAGGGGACTTCGAGCTGACAAGGGGTCATACAGGTACAAGTATAAGGCACTACATAGAAGCCTCCGTAGCGAAAGCTAAGGAAAAAGGCGTTGTCGTGGAAGTAGAGGCAGACCATGTGTCGGTTTCTGTCTCGAGCGAGGCGGTGAAGAGGATCTCAGGTGGTGGCACGCACAGAGTGCTTAGCGAGGAAGAGGTGAGGAGTGCTCTAAAATACATTGAGGACGAGATCAGGGAGGCTGTGTCGACGAGAAACATTTACTTTTATACTATAGACACTTGTGACCTCATCGATTACTCGTCAGAGAAGATCGCTGTGGATGAGCTACGAACAGTGTTCAAGGACCTCTATCCAGCCAGCCTAATAGAGCGTTACAAGGACATAAACGTGGTGGTCAATGGAACCAGGATAAGGTTTGACGAGGAAAAAGTGATGCGCTTATCGCTAAAACTTATGAGGAGCATCGATGTCTCAGAAAGGATTTACAGGATAATAAAGGAAATGACTCCCTGGCCCTTCGGCATCGAAATAGCTTTTGACGAGACCCCGGTTACGTCTGACCCCCATGAGTTATTTTTCGTGCTAAACGAGTTGAGGACGAGAGGCATACCTGTAGACTTTATAGCCCCTAACGTCGGGTTTCAAAAAAGAGAGGACTTTACAGGAGACCTTGAGACATTACACTCGCGTGTCAAAACACTTCACGAGGTAGCTTCCTTTTTTGGATCTTTACTCTCTTTCCATAGCGGTAGCGGGAGTTCACCCTACTCTATGAAGGGAAAAGGAGTTCACGATATAATAAGGAGGGCTGCAGGAGGGCTATTCAAGTACAAGATATCAGGCGTATACTTCGAGCTTCTAATGCAGTTGATGTCAAGGAGCGATATTCCAAGCGTTAGACGCCTTTACGAAGAGATATATGACGCGGTAATAGAGCTTCTGGAGGATCAGGTTAAGAGGAAGGGCGAGCTGTACGACGAGGTTCTGGTGAAAAGGCTGGAGGAACATCGTAAAAAGAGCTTGAACGGATATGTAAGAGATTCTGAAAGCCCCGTGTTCCGTTACTACTCGTTTTTAGCTTTAAACATTAGGAGGAATGGAGAGAGATATCTTAGGAATGCCATTGTAGAATTATATTTAGAGGATAAGGGGTTCAGAGAACAGGTAGACAGAGAAATCTCAGCTCTCACGGTAGCCTTTCTTGACAGCTTGGGTTTTCGCGGCAATGTGAGATTACTCCGTTGA
- a CDS encoding valine--tRNA ligase, with the protein MSSGLPKVYDFKAVESKWQRYWEEKGIYKFNREDRTRPTYSIDTPPPYPSGELHVGNALNFSYIDFVARYKRKQGYNVFFPQGWDCHGLPTEVRVERITGKRKSEFEPQEFIALCKKYTLEWIDSMRRALKGLGMSIDWSTEYMTMDPDYWRRTQLSFVEMYKKGLIYRGEHPVIWCPRCETAIAEAEVEYVETNRPLYYFKFKVKESGEDLVIASTRPELLASCVAVAVNPKDQRYEKIVGLHAIVPIYEREVPIIADDAVDPSFGTGAVMVCTYGDKTDVKWQVKYSLPVIISITDNGRMNENAGPLKGLTIEEARKKIVELLKEKNLLVKVENTRSTVGTCWRCHTPVEIIPKKQWFVKSTALNSAVLEEAKRIQWVPPYMYKRLESWVLSLDWDWVISRQRLFATPIPVYYCKDCGYEMVVEPEHLPIDPRFDKPPVEKCPRCGSRNIVGEKDVMDTWMDSSITAAVHAGWPDKFDLRLFPSDLQPNGYDIIRTWDYYLLLRGIALFGKPQFKTALINGMVRGTDGRMMHKSYGNYVAVSDVLEKYGADSFRLWVAMAASTGQDVRFSWEGVDYAHRFLVKLWNASRLLYNYLTNYMLQAEDMAFTRSVDHWMLGEAAKMVETAREALENFDFQKASQVVVETMWHEFCDHYLEAIKYRLSRGDRGALYTSYIVLLSALNILSVFAPHISEEIFDVLFRSKEGHASITTAPWPEKPIFDEKKSQIGAMIIATIAEARRAKHDARISLGAPMKSIHVHSEKHFEILGEFIEDLKGTLKAENVILHRDNSGSRKVPEFPDISIDIEP; encoded by the coding sequence ATGAGTAGTGGACTCCCTAAAGTCTACGACTTCAAGGCTGTCGAGAGTAAATGGCAGAGGTATTGGGAGGAGAAAGGGATCTATAAGTTCAACCGTGAGGATAGAACTAGGCCCACATATAGCATCGATACGCCTCCCCCCTACCCAAGCGGAGAGCTTCACGTTGGTAACGCGTTGAACTTCTCTTACATCGATTTTGTGGCCAGATACAAGAGGAAACAAGGGTACAACGTCTTCTTTCCGCAAGGGTGGGATTGTCATGGTCTGCCCACGGAGGTTCGTGTCGAGAGGATCACAGGTAAGAGGAAGAGCGAGTTTGAGCCTCAGGAGTTCATAGCTTTGTGCAAGAAGTATACCCTGGAATGGATCGACTCGATGCGTCGGGCCCTGAAGGGCCTGGGAATGAGTATCGATTGGTCGACGGAGTATATGACCATGGATCCCGACTATTGGAGGAGGACGCAGCTGAGCTTTGTGGAGATGTATAAGAAGGGATTGATCTATAGGGGAGAACACCCTGTTATATGGTGTCCCCGCTGTGAGACCGCGATAGCTGAAGCGGAGGTAGAGTATGTTGAGACTAATAGGCCTCTCTATTATTTCAAGTTCAAGGTCAAGGAGAGCGGGGAGGATCTAGTAATCGCCTCCACGCGTCCAGAGCTCCTGGCCTCCTGCGTTGCGGTTGCTGTAAATCCAAAGGATCAACGCTATGAGAAGATTGTAGGACTTCACGCTATCGTACCCATATATGAACGTGAGGTTCCCATAATAGCAGATGACGCTGTTGATCCCAGCTTTGGCACAGGTGCAGTCATGGTGTGTACCTATGGAGACAAGACAGATGTCAAGTGGCAGGTCAAGTATTCGCTTCCAGTAATTATCTCTATTACCGATAACGGGAGGATGAATGAGAATGCCGGTCCTCTAAAGGGGCTCACAATTGAGGAGGCACGTAAAAAAATCGTTGAACTATTGAAAGAGAAGAATCTCCTCGTAAAGGTCGAAAACACCCGCTCAACGGTCGGGACGTGCTGGCGTTGCCATACTCCCGTGGAGATTATTCCGAAGAAACAATGGTTTGTAAAGTCCACCGCGTTAAACAGCGCAGTACTCGAGGAGGCAAAAAGAATCCAGTGGGTGCCCCCCTACATGTATAAAAGGCTTGAATCATGGGTCTTAAGCCTTGACTGGGACTGGGTGATTTCACGTCAAAGGTTGTTTGCAACCCCGATACCAGTTTACTACTGCAAGGATTGTGGTTATGAGATGGTGGTCGAGCCGGAACACCTACCGATAGACCCCAGGTTTGACAAGCCCCCCGTCGAAAAGTGTCCGAGATGCGGTTCTAGAAATATTGTTGGGGAAAAGGACGTCATGGACACGTGGATGGACTCCAGCATAACTGCAGCTGTTCACGCTGGTTGGCCTGATAAATTCGATCTTCGCTTATTTCCTTCGGATCTTCAGCCAAACGGTTACGATATCATAAGAACATGGGACTATTATCTCCTATTGAGGGGAATTGCATTATTCGGGAAACCTCAGTTCAAGACTGCCCTCATTAACGGTATGGTTAGAGGAACGGACGGTAGAATGATGCATAAGAGTTACGGTAACTACGTTGCGGTCAGTGATGTTCTCGAAAAGTACGGCGCCGACAGCTTTAGGCTTTGGGTTGCTATGGCCGCTTCAACTGGGCAGGATGTAAGATTCTCCTGGGAAGGAGTAGACTATGCGCATCGCTTTCTCGTCAAGCTGTGGAACGCTTCAAGGTTGCTCTACAATTACCTAACGAATTATATGCTTCAAGCCGAAGACATGGCGTTTACAAGAAGCGTTGACCACTGGATGCTCGGGGAAGCAGCTAAAATGGTAGAAACTGCCAGGGAGGCTCTTGAAAACTTTGATTTCCAAAAGGCTTCCCAAGTTGTTGTCGAGACGATGTGGCATGAGTTCTGCGATCATTACCTCGAAGCGATTAAATACAGGTTATCAAGGGGTGATAGGGGAGCTTTGTATACCTCCTACATTGTCCTCCTTTCGGCACTAAACATACTCTCTGTTTTCGCACCTCACATAAGCGAGGAGATATTTGACGTCCTATTTAGATCCAAGGAGGGTCATGCTAGTATAACTACCGCTCCATGGCCCGAGAAGCCGATCTTCGACGAGAAAAAATCCCAGATAGGTGCCATGATTATAGCCACTATCGCGGAAGCTAGGAGGGCAAAACACGATGCTCGTATATCCCTGGGAGCCCCGATGAAATCCATTCACGTCCACTCTGAAAAACACTTTGAAATCCTTGGCGAATTTATAGAGGATTTGAAGGGTACCCTTAAGGCCGAGAATGTCATATTACACCGCGACAACTCGGGGAGCCGCAAGGTCCCTGAGTTCCCAGATATTTCAATAGACATAGAGCCCTGA